The Hyphomonadaceae bacterium ML37 genome includes a region encoding these proteins:
- a CDS encoding septation protein IspZ — MTNTPASPDPSGEPAAQSNSKTLGQGSKLLVDIGPAAVFMISYNVAGRIVEDGAIYWATGLFMAATAIALVYALITQKRFPPMLVVTFVIVTGFGAMTLYLQDPVFVFIKPTIINLIFSLSILFSIAFGFNVWQALFGSIYSMPERIWTILAIRWALFFACLALLNEVLWRHITGSAADPAFMEAARWFEGFEITESFWVNFRFWGTYPIFFVFVLLNVPITLKYAKEPEAKGATPPA; from the coding sequence ATGACCAACACCCCGGCCAGCCCGGACCCGTCCGGGGAGCCAGCGGCTCAGTCCAACAGCAAAACCCTGGGTCAGGGCTCGAAACTGCTGGTGGATATCGGCCCGGCGGCGGTGTTCATGATCAGCTATAACGTCGCCGGGCGTATTGTGGAGGACGGGGCGATCTACTGGGCCACCGGCCTGTTCATGGCCGCCACGGCCATTGCGCTGGTCTACGCCCTGATCACCCAGAAGCGTTTCCCGCCCATGCTGGTGGTCACCTTCGTGATCGTCACGGGTTTCGGCGCGATGACGCTGTATCTGCAGGATCCGGTCTTCGTCTTTATCAAGCCGACCATCATCAATCTCATATTCTCGCTGTCGATCCTGTTCTCCATCGCCTTCGGCTTCAATGTCTGGCAGGCGCTGTTCGGCTCGATCTATTCCATGCCCGAGCGCATCTGGACGATCCTGGCGATCCGCTGGGCGCTGTTCTTCGCCTGCCTGGCTTTGCTGAACGAGGTGCTGTGGCGCCACATCACCGGCTCGGCGGCCGACCCGGCCTTCATGGAGGCGGCGCGCTGGTTTGAAGGCTTCGAGATCACCGAGAGCTTCTGGGTGAATTTCCGTTTCTGGGGCACTTATCCGATCTTCTTCGTGTTCGTGCTGCTCAACGTGCCCATCACGCTGAAATACGCCAAGGAGCCGGAGGCCAAGGGCGCTACACCCCCCGCATAA
- a CDS encoding DUF1223 domain-containing protein — protein sequence MIHLLTPFMVALALVQTGARQAGGPDATGASEDGGLLVAELFTSQACRFCPAANDWLAQVGEARGDVLALAYGVDYWDVMYDWPDEFAQPEFVERQKAYVDAGEARRVYTPHLVINGGPERMRFSPERAEAALAAASVLTAPEAVLEGEVITIRLDGPALEAPADVWVMHYTPGAQTRLIGSGGNAGLEMTHYNMVRAIAHAGQWQGGNATLSTPAPDSGQASAVLVQAGPGGRLVGAARVRAGASDSQE from the coding sequence ATGATCCACCTGCTCACCCCTTTCATGGTCGCTTTGGCGCTGGTCCAGACAGGCGCGCGCCAGGCCGGCGGCCCGGATGCGACCGGCGCGTCTGAGGACGGCGGACTGCTGGTGGCCGAGCTGTTCACCAGCCAGGCCTGCCGCTTCTGCCCCGCCGCCAATGACTGGCTGGCGCAGGTGGGCGAGGCGCGCGGCGATGTACTCGCGCTGGCCTATGGCGTGGATTACTGGGACGTCATGTATGACTGGCCCGACGAATTTGCGCAGCCTGAATTCGTCGAGCGCCAGAAAGCCTATGTGGATGCGGGCGAGGCGCGCCGGGTCTACACGCCTCATCTGGTGATCAATGGCGGGCCGGAGCGCATGCGCTTCTCGCCCGAGCGCGCCGAAGCGGCGCTGGCGGCGGCCTCTGTTCTGACCGCGCCCGAGGCCGTGCTTGAGGGCGAGGTCATCACCATCCGTCTGGACGGACCCGCGCTGGAAGCGCCCGCCGATGTCTGGGTGATGCACTACACGCCCGGCGCGCAAACGCGCCTCATCGGCAGCGGCGGCAATGCCGGGCTGGAGATGACCCATTACAACATGGTGCGCGCGATCGCCCATGCCGGCCAGTGGCAAGGCGGGAACGCCACGCTCAGCACGCCGGCGCCGGACAGCGGTCAGGCCAGCGCCGTGCTGGTGCAGGCCGGTCCGGGCGGACGCCTTGTCGGCGCGGCGCGGGTGCGCGCCGGCGCGTCGGATTCTCAGGAATAG
- a CDS encoding DUF1902 domain-containing protein, with translation MNDNRTFHVRAVWDDEAKVYISQSDIKGLHIEAETVEAFEAVVFEHARALVFENHIKPELGRRPIDDLMSGKLVPGIVWQRPDVVPAGL, from the coding sequence ATGAACGATAATCGCACCTTTCATGTCCGGGCGGTCTGGGATGATGAGGCGAAGGTCTACATCTCCCAGAGCGACATCAAGGGCCTGCACATCGAAGCCGAGACAGTTGAGGCCTTCGAGGCTGTGGTGTTCGAGCACGCACGGGCTCTGGTGTTTGAAAATCATATCAAGCCTGAGCTGGGCCGACGTCCGATTGATGATTTGATGTCGGGAAAGCTTGTGCCTGGCATTGTCTGGCAGCGGCCGGACGTTGTGCCCGCTGGCCTTTAA
- a CDS encoding DEAD/DEAH box helicase — protein sequence MIPAAPQPDLSPEQQAAFSLAVRGGAHLFLTGRAGTGKTTVTRAILRAMGTRAAVLAPTGVAAMSAGGQTLHSFFQLPPRLILPHDVRRGRNGAAMRALTTLVIDEISMVRADVMQAVDTNLRMNRGTNAPFGGVRMVLVGDLAQLPPVIQGEEAAHLEDMYGGPFFFHAPAFREAGFSILELNQVHRQADSDFIDILNAVREGALDNDQAAQLNERVSARSGLQASETHVVLTATNQAASAINQARLDALVGEPRGFAGKVEGEFDPRLFPTEDPLILKASARVMLIRNDPGGRYVNGSIGEVIGFGDGAVMVRVNGESVRVEPVSWERTRYAVAPGAEGGLKRERVGSYAQYPLRLAWAMTIHKAQGLTLERVYLDVSRRLFAHGQAYVALSRARSLAGLELSAPLRPSDIITDPRLFDVRSFCDPVSFQLKG from the coding sequence ATGATCCCTGCAGCGCCCCAGCCAGATTTGTCGCCGGAACAGCAAGCCGCGTTTTCGCTGGCGGTGCGCGGCGGGGCGCATCTGTTCCTCACGGGCCGGGCGGGCACGGGCAAGACCACGGTGACGCGGGCAATCCTGCGCGCCATGGGCACGCGGGCGGCCGTGCTGGCGCCCACCGGCGTGGCGGCGATGTCGGCGGGCGGGCAGACGCTGCATTCCTTCTTTCAGCTGCCGCCGCGCCTGATCCTGCCCCATGATGTGCGCCGGGGGCGCAATGGCGCGGCCATGCGGGCCCTGACCACGCTGGTGATCGACGAGATTTCCATGGTGCGCGCCGACGTGATGCAGGCCGTCGATACCAACCTGCGGATGAATCGCGGGACGAACGCGCCCTTTGGCGGGGTGCGCATGGTGCTGGTGGGCGATCTCGCCCAGTTGCCCCCCGTCATTCAGGGCGAAGAGGCGGCGCATCTCGAAGACATGTATGGCGGGCCGTTCTTCTTTCACGCCCCCGCCTTCCGGGAAGCCGGCTTCTCGATCCTGGAGCTCAATCAGGTCCATCGCCAGGCCGACAGCGATTTCATCGATATCCTGAACGCCGTGCGCGAGGGCGCGCTGGACAATGATCAGGCCGCCCAGCTCAATGAGCGCGTCAGCGCGCGCTCGGGGCTGCAGGCGAGCGAGACCCATGTGGTGCTCACCGCCACCAATCAGGCGGCCTCGGCCATCAATCAGGCGCGCCTCGACGCGCTGGTGGGCGAGCCGCGCGGGTTCGCCGGCAAGGTGGAGGGCGAGTTCGATCCGCGCCTGTTTCCCACCGAAGACCCGCTGATCCTGAAAGCCAGCGCGCGCGTCATGCTGATCCGCAATGATCCGGGCGGGCGCTATGTCAACGGCTCCATCGGCGAGGTTATTGGGTTTGGCGACGGCGCGGTGATGGTGCGCGTCAATGGCGAGAGCGTGCGGGTGGAGCCGGTGAGCTGGGAGCGCACGCGCTACGCCGTGGCGCCGGGGGCCGAAGGCGGGCTGAAACGCGAGCGCGTGGGCTCCTATGCGCAATATCCGCTGCGGCTGGCCTGGGCGATGACCATTCACAAGGCGCAAGGGCTGACCCTGGAGCGGGTGTATCTGGATGTCTCGCGCCGGCTTTTCGCCCACGGCCAGGCCTATGTGGCGCTGTCGCGGGCGCGCTCGCTGGCGGGGCTGGAATTGTCAGCGCCGCTGCGCCCCAGCGACATCATCACCGATCCGCGCCTGTTCGATGTGCGCAGCTTCTGCGATCCGGTGTCGTTTCAGCTGAAGGGCTGA
- a CDS encoding PBP1A family penicillin-binding protein, whose translation MSQHQSPRPYSRARPPRKGGAWGAAFRLFAAAMVLVMLAGGAWLAGLARSLPDLSALEPAPRTGEIVLLDRSGRTIARRGEVSHGAIRAEALPETLTLAVLAVEDRRFYSHFGVDLIGTARAALANIRAGRVVQGGSTITQQLAKNLFLTPDRTLRRKAQEMMLALWLEQRFTKDEILALYLNRVYFGAGAWGAEAAARRYFSKSADELSLGEAALLAGLLKAPSRYAPTSDALRASVRATVVLDLMLATGRITEAERIAAAEAPIRVSRGNASPGAGWFADWVLPQVRERLPGHTGDLIVHTTLDIAAQRAAETALSEGLADPELALGAGAGALVALDHTGGVAAMAGGADYARSPFNRAVSARRQPGSAFKPFVYAAAFEGGLTPDDVFVDQPVSYGGWAPENFNNRYEGALTLETAFARSSNSVAVQVSETTGRGWVLRTAARMGLTSPIANTPSAALGAYEVTPLELIGAYLPFMNGGRAAAPYAIGSITAPDGTVLWRREDAPGPLVLAGRVVIDMDRVFEAAVETGTGRGARVPGRAVRGKTGTTNGHRDAWFAGWSEGMAAVVWMGNDDFTPTDDALGGAGPARIFARFINAAPAWPAPLDALLVQPARPDDPIAALLEPSGPAPAPAPAREEEPASDPIAALLGRMDGN comes from the coding sequence ATGTCCCAGCATCAGAGCCCGCGCCCGTATTCGCGCGCGCGCCCGCCGCGAAAGGGCGGGGCATGGGGGGCGGCGTTCCGGCTGTTCGCCGCGGCCATGGTGCTGGTCATGCTGGCGGGCGGGGCCTGGCTGGCCGGGCTGGCGCGCAGCCTGCCTGATCTCTCGGCGCTCGAGCCTGCGCCGCGCACCGGCGAGATTGTGCTGCTGGACCGCAGCGGGCGCACGATTGCGCGGCGCGGCGAGGTCAGCCATGGCGCCATCCGCGCCGAAGCCCTGCCCGAAACCCTGACCCTGGCCGTCCTCGCGGTGGAAGACCGGCGCTTCTACAGCCATTTCGGCGTCGATCTCATCGGCACGGCGCGCGCCGCACTGGCCAATATCCGCGCCGGCCGGGTGGTGCAGGGCGGCTCCACCATCACCCAGCAGCTGGCCAAGAACCTGTTCCTCACGCCTGACCGCACCCTGCGCCGCAAGGCGCAGGAGATGATGCTGGCTTTGTGGCTGGAGCAGCGCTTCACCAAGGATGAAATTCTCGCCCTCTATCTCAACCGGGTCTATTTCGGCGCCGGCGCCTGGGGGGCCGAAGCCGCCGCGCGGCGCTATTTCTCCAAGAGCGCGGACGAGCTGAGCCTCGGCGAAGCGGCCCTGCTGGCCGGCCTCCTGAAAGCGCCGTCGCGCTATGCGCCGACATCGGACGCCCTGCGCGCCTCGGTGCGCGCCACCGTGGTGCTGGACCTGATGCTGGCCACGGGGCGGATCACCGAAGCCGAACGTATCGCCGCCGCTGAAGCCCCCATCCGGGTGTCGCGCGGCAATGCCAGCCCCGGCGCGGGCTGGTTCGCCGACTGGGTCCTGCCCCAGGTGCGCGAGCGCCTGCCCGGGCATACCGGCGATCTGATTGTCCATACCACGCTGGACATCGCCGCCCAGCGCGCCGCTGAAACGGCGCTGAGCGAGGGTCTGGCCGATCCCGAACTGGCCTTGGGCGCAGGCGCGGGTGCGCTGGTGGCGCTGGATCACACCGGCGGCGTGGCGGCCATGGCCGGCGGGGCGGACTATGCCCGCTCGCCCTTCAACCGGGCGGTCAGCGCCCGCCGCCAGCCCGGCTCGGCCTTCAAGCCCTTTGTCTACGCCGCCGCCTTTGAAGGCGGGCTCACCCCGGACGATGTGTTCGTGGACCAGCCGGTGAGCTATGGCGGCTGGGCGCCGGAGAATTTCAACAACCGCTATGAGGGCGCCCTGACGCTGGAGACGGCCTTCGCCCGCTCGTCCAACTCGGTGGCGGTGCAGGTATCGGAAACCACCGGGCGCGGCTGGGTGCTGCGCACGGCGGCGCGCATGGGGCTCACCAGCCCCATCGCCAACACGCCCTCGGCGGCGCTGGGCGCCTATGAAGTCACGCCGCTGGAGCTCATCGGCGCCTATCTGCCCTTCATGAATGGCGGGCGCGCCGCCGCGCCCTACGCCATCGGGTCCATCACCGCGCCGGACGGGACGGTGCTCTGGAGGCGCGAGGATGCGCCCGGTCCGCTGGTGCTGGCCGGACGCGTCGTCATCGATATGGACCGGGTGTTTGAAGCCGCCGTGGAGACCGGCACCGGGCGCGGCGCGCGGGTTCCAGGCCGGGCGGTGCGCGGCAAGACCGGCACCACCAATGGCCATCGCGACGCCTGGTTCGCGGGCTGGTCTGAAGGCATGGCCGCCGTGGTGTGGATGGGCAATGACGATTTCACCCCCACTGACGACGCGCTGGGCGGCGCCGGGCCGGCGCGCATTTTCGCCCGCTTCATCAACGCCGCCCCGGCCTGGCCGGCGCCGCTGGACGCCTTGCTGGTCCAGCCCGCCCGCCCCGATGACCCCATCGCGGCGCTGCTCGAGCCCTCCGGTCCCGCGCCGGCCCCGGCGCCTGCGCGCGAGGAAGAGCCCGCCTCTGACCCCATCGCCGCCCTGCTCGGCCGCATGGACGGCAACTGA
- a CDS encoding ChrR family anti-sigma-E factor, translating into MTNHPLGDELYAAYASGVLSGPMSLLLDAQACVNDDVGRQRAAAEAAAGVMLETVAPAPVRKAALTEVLAAIDAEEAGLGEAALKPGFSDLAARRAAEAAGKGLNEILGLPAPVRDLALERGAAWQFAGPGVRTLTLMEEGRAKAELIRLEPGRGVPRHGHDGREFTLVLTGAFHDGIDRYGAGELCAADPDTEHKPVAEPGAVCIALAVSDGPLAFTGPLGWVQRAFGA; encoded by the coding sequence ATGACCAATCATCCTCTCGGCGACGAGCTTTATGCGGCGTATGCGTCCGGGGTCCTGTCCGGGCCCATGAGCCTGCTGCTGGATGCGCAGGCCTGCGTGAATGATGACGTGGGGCGCCAGCGCGCGGCGGCCGAAGCGGCCGCCGGGGTGATGCTGGAGACCGTGGCGCCGGCCCCAGTGCGCAAGGCCGCCCTGACCGAAGTGCTGGCGGCCATCGATGCGGAAGAAGCCGGCCTGGGCGAAGCCGCGCTGAAACCCGGCTTCAGCGATCTGGCGGCGCGGCGCGCGGCCGAAGCGGCCGGCAAGGGCCTCAACGAAATTCTGGGTCTGCCCGCCCCGGTGCGTGATCTGGCGCTGGAGCGCGGCGCGGCCTGGCAATTCGCCGGGCCGGGTGTGCGCACCCTGACGCTGATGGAAGAGGGCCGCGCCAAGGCTGAGCTGATCCGTCTGGAGCCGGGCCGCGGCGTGCCGCGCCACGGCCATGACGGGCGCGAGTTCACCCTGGTGCTGACCGGCGCCTTCCATGACGGAATTGACCGCTATGGCGCGGGCGAGCTGTGCGCCGCCGACCCCGACACCGAGCACAAGCCGGTGGCCGAACCCGGCGCGGTGTGCATTGCGCTGGCGGTCAGCGACGGCCCGCTGGCCTTCACCGGTCCGCTGGGCTGGGTGCAGCGCGCGTTTGGCGCCTAG
- a CDS encoding sigma-70 family RNA polymerase sigma factor, which translates to MPDAPATTEPALDRDALDRLVEAVAARDRSAFASLFNFYAPRVKAYLIRLNANDSLAEELTQEVMLTVWRKAGQFDRSQASASTWIFRIARNRRIDAARRAAKPALDEADPSLHPTVFEAPDEAAHAGARDARVRAALADLPEEQVALLRLAFFDGLSHRDIAQRLGAPLGTVKSRLRLAFDKLRRVLDADAL; encoded by the coding sequence TTGCCCGACGCGCCCGCCACTACGGAGCCGGCTCTCGACCGGGATGCGCTCGACCGTCTGGTCGAAGCGGTCGCAGCGCGTGACCGCAGTGCGTTTGCGTCTCTGTTCAATTTCTACGCGCCCCGGGTCAAAGCCTATCTCATCCGCCTGAACGCCAATGATTCCCTGGCCGAGGAGCTGACCCAGGAGGTGATGCTCACCGTCTGGCGCAAGGCCGGCCAGTTTGACCGCAGCCAGGCCTCGGCCTCCACCTGGATTTTCCGCATTGCGCGCAACCGGCGCATCGACGCGGCCCGGCGCGCGGCCAAGCCCGCGCTGGACGAGGCCGATCCGTCCCTGCACCCAACCGTCTTCGAGGCGCCCGACGAGGCCGCCCATGCCGGCGCGCGCGACGCGCGGGTGCGCGCGGCGCTGGCTGATCTGCCCGAGGAGCAGGTGGCGCTGTTGCGGCTCGCCTTCTTTGACGGCCTGTCCCACCGCGATATCGCCCAGCGCCTGGGCGCGCCGCTGGGCACCGTGAAATCACGCCTGCGCCTGGCGTTCGACAAGCTGCGCCGCGTGCTCGACGCAGATGCGTTGTGA
- a CDS encoding type II toxin-antitoxin system HicA family toxin has translation MPEGDYKDIIRRLKEAGFTKVKGGKGSHEKWVAPDGSVHLVPRSTRSRHTANAILKGAGIDHKF, from the coding sequence ATGCCCGAGGGCGATTACAAGGACATCATCCGCCGTCTCAAAGAGGCGGGCTTCACGAAGGTCAAAGGCGGCAAAGGCAGTCACGAAAAGTGGGTCGCCCCCGATGGTTCCGTGCACTTGGTGCCTCGATCCACGCGCAGCCGCCACACCGCCAACGCGATTTTGAAAGGCGCGGGCATAGACCACAAATTCTAG
- a CDS encoding SDR family NAD(P)-dependent oxidoreductase yields MDLTGKTAIVTGAASGIGQAIATALHARGAKIAAIDLDGAGAEATGAALGGFGARVDVTDEAALTRFINKVERTLGPVDIYISNAGIGVTDGPGWGAGDAANASWQACWDVNVMASVYAARHLAKPMAARGGHFLITASAAGLLSQIGDAPYSATKAAAVAFAESLAITHGDDGLIVHCLCPEGVRTPLVEGVEGGAQGLSGYIEADDVAAKVLDAMAEKRFLVTTHPNTAQYAAHKGGDRDRWVAGMRKLRRQVMASNNGRPM; encoded by the coding sequence ATGGACCTCACCGGCAAGACCGCCATCGTCACCGGCGCAGCCAGCGGCATCGGCCAAGCCATCGCCACAGCCCTGCACGCCAGGGGCGCGAAGATCGCGGCCATTGATCTGGACGGCGCGGGCGCAGAGGCGACCGGCGCAGCGCTCGGCGGCTTCGGCGCGCGCGTGGACGTCACCGACGAGGCGGCGCTGACGCGCTTCATCAACAAGGTGGAGCGCACGCTGGGGCCGGTGGACATCTACATCTCCAATGCCGGGATCGGCGTCACGGACGGGCCGGGCTGGGGCGCGGGCGATGCGGCCAACGCGTCCTGGCAGGCGTGCTGGGACGTCAATGTCATGGCCAGCGTCTATGCGGCGCGCCATCTGGCCAAACCCATGGCCGCGAGGGGCGGGCATTTCCTGATCACGGCGTCCGCCGCCGGGCTTCTCTCCCAGATCGGCGACGCGCCCTATTCGGCGACCAAGGCGGCGGCGGTGGCGTTCGCCGAGAGTCTGGCCATCACCCATGGCGATGACGGGCTAATCGTCCACTGCCTGTGCCCGGAAGGCGTGCGCACGCCGCTGGTGGAAGGCGTGGAGGGCGGCGCGCAGGGCCTGTCGGGCTATATCGAGGCCGACGACGTGGCCGCAAAGGTCCTCGATGCCATGGCCGAGAAGCGCTTCCTCGTCACCACCCATCCCAACACCGCGCAATACGCCGCCCACAAGGGCGGCGACCGCGACCGCTGGGTGGCCGGCATGCGCAAGCTGCGCCGTCAGGTGATGGCCAGCAATAACGGGCGGCCCATGTAG